A DNA window from Bradyrhizobium sp. CCBAU 53421 contains the following coding sequences:
- a CDS encoding M48 family metallopeptidase: MAAYGLYTHIASNKFRSMLLLAGLFLLIYVLVYAGALVAEVLIDSGRTVDYYLAHASRDLVSALPWATVAAVAWIVIAYFFHQKMIDAVTGGESVTRQQQPRLYNLLENLCISRGIPMPKLKVMDSPALNAFATGLNPRQYAITVTTGLLRALNDQEIEAVLGHELTHIKNGDVQLMVIAVIIAGVVGFFGELFFRLFTNLSWNSSGGSGGGWSSSSSSSSRSSSDRDSKGSGGGAIVVIIIAVALIMLAWLLSQVVKLALSRSREFLADAGSVELTKNPDAMISALRKIENRGELPDATSAVMELCVDNPREGFADLFATHPSVKSRVDALVKYAGGHDPGPLALPDEAGPQDQPSAAGDPPPVTHGPTHGPWGDTPPAQPNNPPPLPGAGPAQGPLGPLGPLQGPLQGPWGRRR; the protein is encoded by the coding sequence ATGGCCGCCTATGGTCTCTACACGCATATCGCATCGAACAAGTTTCGTTCGATGCTGCTGCTCGCCGGCCTGTTCCTACTGATCTACGTGCTGGTCTATGCCGGCGCGCTGGTCGCGGAGGTGTTGATCGATAGCGGCCGCACGGTCGACTATTACCTGGCGCACGCCTCGCGCGATCTCGTCTCCGCTTTGCCCTGGGCGACGGTCGCGGCGGTGGCCTGGATCGTGATCGCCTATTTCTTCCACCAGAAGATGATCGACGCCGTCACCGGCGGCGAGAGCGTGACGCGGCAACAGCAGCCGCGGCTCTACAATCTCCTGGAAAACCTCTGCATCTCGCGCGGCATCCCGATGCCGAAACTGAAGGTGATGGACAGCCCGGCGTTGAACGCGTTCGCGACCGGGCTGAACCCGCGGCAATACGCCATCACGGTCACCACGGGTCTGCTAAGAGCACTGAACGACCAGGAGATCGAGGCCGTGCTCGGCCATGAGCTCACCCATATCAAGAACGGCGACGTGCAGCTGATGGTGATCGCGGTGATCATCGCCGGCGTGGTCGGCTTCTTCGGCGAGCTGTTCTTCCGCCTGTTCACGAACCTGTCGTGGAACTCGAGCGGCGGCAGCGGAGGCGGCTGGTCGTCGTCATCCTCCTCGTCATCGAGGTCTTCCTCGGACCGCGACAGCAAGGGCTCGGGCGGCGGCGCGATCGTCGTGATCATCATCGCGGTCGCGCTGATCATGCTGGCCTGGCTGCTGTCGCAGGTGGTCAAGCTCGCATTGTCGCGCTCGCGCGAATTTCTCGCCGATGCCGGATCGGTCGAGCTCACCAAGAACCCCGATGCGATGATCTCGGCGCTGCGCAAGATCGAGAACCGCGGCGAGCTGCCGGACGCCACCTCGGCGGTGATGGAACTCTGCGTCGACAATCCGCGCGAGGGTTTTGCCGACCTGTTCGCCACCCACCCGTCGGTGAAGTCCCGGGTCGATGCGCTGGTGAAATATGCCGGCGGCCACGATCCCGGACCGCTGGCGTTGCCGGATGAGGCGGGGCCGCAGGACCAGCCGTCCGCGGCAGGCGACCCGCCGCCGGTCACCCACGGCCCAACTCACGGTCCATGGGGCGACACGCCGCCCGCACAACCGAACAATCCGCCGCCGCTACCCGGCGCCGGTCCCGCACAGGGACCATTGGGACCGCTCGGTCCGCTCCAGGGACCGCTTCAAGGACCGTGGGGCCGCCGCCGCTGA
- a CDS encoding VOC family protein, producing the protein MPILGLGYAGFGSDALDDWRQFGTGLVGLQAIERGNSLLAFRMDDRKQRIVIDRAQGEGTRFFGWELADAAALDALAARLERAGVAVTAEPQALADSRRVRGLISFQDPAGNRLEAFHGPEIDDTPFKPGRSISGFRTGALGLGHAVLTVENIAPVMSFYVDVLGFGLSDYIEKPFRAYFFHVNARHHSLALIETGTNGMHHLMVELFSLDDVGQAYDIAMKEDRVNVTLGRHTNDLMTSFYAKSPSAFMVECGWGGREIDPASWTPFEMYDGPSLWGHERVWLSAEDRAVAREMRMRAAAEGKRAPVQVLEGNFKLMSGTCPWWDGVKAES; encoded by the coding sequence ATGCCGATTTTGGGTCTCGGATATGCCGGCTTCGGCTCCGACGCGCTGGACGACTGGCGGCAATTCGGCACCGGCCTGGTCGGGCTGCAGGCGATCGAGCGCGGCAACTCGCTGCTCGCCTTCCGGATGGACGACCGCAAGCAACGCATCGTGATCGACCGCGCGCAGGGCGAAGGGACGAGGTTCTTCGGCTGGGAGCTGGCGGACGCCGCAGCGCTCGACGCGCTGGCGGCTCGGCTGGAGCGCGCCGGCGTTGCCGTCACCGCCGAGCCGCAGGCGCTCGCAGATAGCCGGCGGGTCCGCGGATTGATCTCGTTCCAGGACCCGGCGGGCAACCGTCTGGAGGCGTTCCATGGCCCCGAGATCGACGACACGCCGTTCAAGCCGGGACGCTCGATCTCCGGCTTCCGTACCGGCGCGCTCGGGCTCGGCCACGCGGTGCTGACCGTCGAGAACATCGCACCGGTCATGAGCTTCTATGTCGACGTGCTCGGCTTCGGCCTCAGCGACTACATCGAAAAACCGTTCCGCGCCTATTTCTTCCACGTCAATGCGCGTCACCATTCGCTGGCGCTGATCGAGACCGGGACCAACGGCATGCATCATCTGATGGTGGAATTGTTCTCGCTCGACGATGTCGGTCAGGCCTACGACATCGCGATGAAGGAGGACCGGGTCAACGTCACGCTCGGCCGCCACACCAACGATCTGATGACGTCGTTCTACGCCAAGTCGCCGTCAGCCTTCATGGTCGAGTGCGGCTGGGGCGGCCGCGAGATCGATCCTGCGAGCTGGACGCCGTTCGAGATGTATGACGGCCCAAGCCTTTGGGGCCACGAACGGGTCTGGCTGTCGGCGGAGGACCGCGCCGTCGCGCGCGAGATGCGGATGCGCGCCGCCGCCGAGGGCAAGCGCGCCCCGGTGCAGGTGCTGGAAGGCAATTTCAAGCTGATGTCGGGCACCTGCCCGTGGTGGGACGGGGTGAAGGCGGAGAGTTGA
- a CDS encoding small ribosomal subunit Rsm22 family protein, whose amino-acid sequence MTSPDLPAELRAALNVRLEGLSRSDAAGRAAVISQTYREGGGSGTIRTETDALAYALARMPATYAAVVASLNALTEIRPNFAPASLLDVGAGPGTATWAAAEAFTSLKGFTLLDANGALRTLAEGLFHGSIRLHGTSYQLGQARALLDKADPADLVIASYMIGELGDAERTALADALWSKTTDTLLVVEPGTPAGYARIIALRARLIAAGANVTAPCPHDGGCPLVAPDWCHFSQRLQRSRAHKQVKGADAPFEDERFAYVALSRARVENRRSRVLAQPDVGKVEVAAKLCTPEGVVVARVPRRAKADYASARRWRWGDAV is encoded by the coding sequence ATGACCTCTCCTGATCTTCCCGCCGAACTGCGCGCAGCCCTCAACGTCCGGCTCGAAGGCCTATCGCGCAGCGACGCCGCGGGCCGCGCTGCGGTGATCTCGCAGACCTATCGGGAGGGCGGCGGCTCCGGGACGATCCGGACCGAGACCGATGCGCTGGCCTACGCGCTGGCGCGGATGCCGGCGACGTACGCTGCCGTGGTGGCGAGCCTCAATGCACTCACCGAGATCAGGCCAAACTTCGCGCCGGCGAGCCTGCTCGATGTCGGCGCCGGTCCGGGGACCGCGACCTGGGCGGCCGCGGAGGCGTTCACTTCGCTCAAGGGCTTCACCCTGCTCGACGCCAATGGCGCATTGCGGACGCTGGCCGAGGGGCTGTTTCACGGCAGCATCCGCCTGCACGGCACCAGCTATCAACTCGGCCAGGCCCGCGCCTTGCTGGACAAAGCCGACCCGGCCGATCTCGTGATCGCCAGCTACATGATCGGCGAGCTCGGCGACGCCGAGCGCACGGCACTGGCCGATGCGCTGTGGTCAAAAACCACCGACACGCTGCTGGTCGTCGAACCCGGCACGCCCGCGGGCTATGCGCGGATCATCGCATTGCGCGCACGATTGATCGCCGCCGGCGCGAATGTCACAGCCCCCTGCCCACATGACGGCGGCTGCCCGCTGGTCGCGCCCGATTGGTGCCATTTCTCGCAGCGCTTGCAACGCTCGCGCGCGCACAAGCAGGTCAAGGGCGCCGACGCTCCGTTCGAGGACGAGCGCTTCGCCTATGTCGCGCTGAGCCGCGCGCGCGTTGAGAACAGGCGGTCGCGCGTGCTGGCGCAGCCGGATGTCGGCAAGGTCGAGGTTGCGGCAAAGCTGTGCACGCCCGAGGGCGTCGTCGTCGCCAGGGTGCCCCGCCGTGCCAAGGCCGATTACGCCAGCGCGCGGCGCTGGCGCTGGGGCGATGCGGTTTAG
- the smc gene encoding chromosome segregation protein SMC, whose protein sequence is MKLTRLRLHGFKSFVEPTDFMIEPGLTGVVGPNGCGKSNLVEALRWAMGETSHKSLRAADMDAVIFAGSGNRPARNHAEVVMTIDNSDRSAPAAVNDSQILEISRRIEREAGSVYRINGRDVRARDVQILFADAATGARSPALVHQGKIGEIIQAKPEQRRRVLEDAAGVAGLHARRHEAELRLKAAETNLTRVEDVIGQLTGQMEGLKKQARQAIRYREVAAKVRKSEAMLFHLRWIGANADVNDAAHTHDLAVREMAERTQHQAEAARIQAIRATELPALRDAEARAAAGLQRLTNAREMLDREEQRAKERVGELDRRLTQFAQDIAREQQQTSDADIALQRLDTEDAELKEEIKSRVEKRSGVDERVSEAEEILAATERQFSELTTQLADLTAKRNQLEAGVRTHRDRLARLDQEIASVQAEETRLAQETGNLGDIDALAAAMEMAQQTLAESEAAVQESEAHHAAARQTLEASRNPLVEAEKRVQRLETEARTISKLVTSETKNLWPPIIDGITVAKGYEKAIGAVLGDDLDAPVDSSAPMRWTNVGEAADDPSLPDGVERLADHVQAPPELARRLAQIGVVAKERGAELVSQLKTGQRLVSLEGDVWRWDGFVADAHAPTGAARRLAERARLVDIEHELEQARIDAAAKRQALETAEEELRSASAAEGASREAVRAARRETDAARECHAATEREINRHSARKSALTEAHSRVAADRAEAEAAHESAVAALSELPPGVETEAQLAAVRAEIDNQRRAAAQVRAEAQALAREAELADRRVQAIVAERNEWQNRKTSAASQVETVEARIAEVSAEREELANAPEVFAEKRSALITEIEHAEGDRRIAADALATAEAAMAETDRVAKATLEALSYSREATARAEERMEGTRRRLADIEREIHDMLEVEPSAVVGLAEIEPGQELPPVTQVEEELEKLRRDRERLGAVNLRAEEELKEVETQHTALTTERDDLVEAIKRLRQGIQSLNREARERLLTSFETVNNHFKRLFTELFGGGEAALHLIESDDPLEAGLEIIAKPPGKKPQTLSLLSGGEQALTALALIFAVFLTNPSPICVLDEVDAPLDDHNVERFCTLLNEMTGSTETRFIIITHNPITMARMNRLFGVTMAERGVSQLVSVDLQGAVDILDQNVA, encoded by the coding sequence ATGAAGCTCACGCGCCTCCGCCTGCACGGTTTCAAGTCGTTCGTTGAACCCACCGATTTCATGATCGAGCCGGGCCTGACCGGCGTCGTCGGACCGAACGGCTGCGGCAAATCCAATCTCGTCGAAGCGCTGCGCTGGGCGATGGGCGAGACCTCGCACAAGTCGCTGCGCGCCGCCGACATGGATGCGGTGATCTTCGCCGGTTCCGGCAACCGCCCGGCGCGCAACCACGCCGAAGTGGTGATGACGATCGACAATTCCGATCGCTCCGCACCGGCCGCTGTCAACGACAGCCAGATCCTCGAAATCTCCCGCCGCATCGAGCGCGAGGCCGGCTCGGTCTACCGCATCAACGGCCGCGATGTACGCGCCCGCGACGTGCAGATCCTGTTCGCCGACGCCGCCACCGGCGCGCGCTCGCCGGCCCTCGTCCACCAGGGCAAGATCGGCGAAATCATCCAAGCCAAGCCCGAGCAGCGCCGCCGCGTACTGGAAGACGCCGCCGGCGTCGCCGGCCTGCATGCCCGCCGTCACGAGGCGGAACTGCGGCTCAAGGCGGCCGAAACCAACCTCACCCGCGTCGAGGACGTGATCGGCCAGCTCACCGGCCAGATGGAAGGCCTGAAGAAGCAGGCGCGCCAGGCGATCCGCTACCGCGAGGTTGCGGCCAAGGTGCGCAAGTCCGAAGCCATGCTGTTCCACCTGCGCTGGATCGGGGCCAATGCCGACGTCAACGACGCCGCGCACACCCATGACCTCGCCGTGCGCGAGATGGCGGAGCGCACCCAGCATCAAGCGGAAGCCGCGCGCATCCAGGCGATCCGCGCCACCGAACTGCCGGCGCTGCGCGACGCCGAGGCCCGCGCCGCTGCCGGCCTGCAGCGCCTCACCAATGCGCGCGAGATGCTCGACCGCGAGGAACAGCGTGCCAAGGAGCGCGTCGGCGAGCTCGATCGCCGCCTCACCCAGTTCGCCCAGGACATCGCGCGCGAGCAGCAGCAGACCTCGGATGCCGACATCGCGCTGCAGCGGCTCGACACCGAAGACGCCGAGCTGAAGGAAGAGATCAAGTCGCGGGTCGAGAAGCGCTCCGGCGTCGACGAGCGCGTCTCCGAGGCCGAGGAGATCCTGGCCGCGACCGAGCGCCAGTTCTCCGAACTCACCACCCAGCTCGCCGACCTCACCGCCAAGCGCAACCAGCTCGAAGCCGGCGTGCGCACGCATCGCGACCGGCTGGCGCGGCTCGATCAGGAGATCGCCAGCGTCCAGGCCGAGGAAACCAGGCTCGCGCAGGAGACCGGCAATCTCGGCGACATCGACGCGCTCGCCGCCGCCATGGAGATGGCGCAGCAGACGCTCGCCGAATCCGAGGCCGCGGTGCAGGAAAGCGAGGCGCATCACGCCGCCGCGCGGCAGACGCTGGAAGCCTCCCGCAATCCGCTCGTCGAAGCGGAGAAGCGCGTGCAGCGGCTCGAGACCGAAGCCCGCACCATCTCCAAGCTCGTCACCAGCGAGACCAAGAATCTGTGGCCACCGATCATCGACGGCATCACGGTCGCCAAGGGCTATGAGAAGGCGATCGGCGCCGTGCTCGGCGACGATCTCGACGCGCCGGTGGATTCGTCGGCGCCGATGCGCTGGACCAATGTCGGCGAAGCCGCTGATGATCCGTCGCTGCCCGATGGCGTCGAACGGCTGGCCGATCATGTCCAGGCGCCGCCGGAACTGGCCCGTCGTCTGGCCCAGATCGGCGTGGTGGCCAAGGAGCGCGGCGCTGAGCTGGTGTCGCAGCTGAAGACCGGCCAGCGGCTGGTGTCGCTCGAAGGCGACGTCTGGCGCTGGGACGGCTTTGTCGCCGACGCGCATGCGCCGACCGGCGCCGCCCGCCGCCTCGCCGAGCGCGCCCGCCTGGTCGATATCGAGCATGAGCTGGAACAGGCCCGTATCGATGCCGCCGCCAAGCGCCAGGCGCTGGAGACGGCTGAGGAAGAACTGCGCTCGGCATCCGCCGCCGAGGGTGCTTCGCGCGAAGCCGTGCGCGCCGCCCGCCGCGAGACCGACGCCGCGCGTGAGTGCCATGCCGCGACCGAACGCGAGATCAACCGCCACTCCGCGCGCAAATCGGCGCTGACCGAAGCGCACAGCCGCGTCGCCGCCGACCGCGCCGAGGCTGAAGCCGCGCATGAGAGCGCAGTTGCCGCGCTGTCCGAACTGCCGCCTGGTGTCGAGACCGAAGCCCAGCTTGCGGCGGTTCGCGCCGAGATCGACAATCAGCGCCGTGCCGCAGCGCAGGTCCGCGCCGAAGCGCAGGCGCTGGCCCGCGAAGCCGAACTCGCCGACCGCCGCGTCCAGGCGATCGTTGCCGAGCGCAATGAATGGCAGAACCGCAAGACCAGCGCCGCGTCCCAGGTCGAGACCGTCGAGGCCCGCATCGCCGAAGTGTCGGCCGAGCGCGAGGAACTCGCCAACGCGCCGGAGGTGTTCGCCGAGAAGCGCAGCGCGCTGATCACGGAGATCGAGCACGCCGAGGGCGATCGCCGCATCGCCGCCGACGCGCTGGCGACCGCCGAAGCCGCGATGGCCGAAACCGACCGCGTCGCCAAGGCTACGCTCGAAGCCCTCTCCTATTCCCGTGAGGCAACCGCGCGCGCCGAGGAGCGCATGGAAGGCACCCGCCGCCGTCTCGCCGATATCGAGCGCGAAATCCACGACATGCTCGAGGTCGAGCCGAGCGCGGTCGTGGGCCTCGCCGAGATCGAGCCGGGCCAGGAGCTGCCGCCGGTCACGCAGGTCGAGGAGGAACTCGAGAAGCTGCGGCGCGACCGCGAGCGGCTGGGTGCCGTCAACCTGCGCGCCGAGGAAGAACTCAAGGAAGTCGAGACCCAGCACACTGCGCTGACCACCGAACGCGACGACCTCGTCGAGGCGATCAAGCGGCTGCGCCAGGGCATCCAGAGCCTCAACCGCGAAGCGCGCGAGCGCCTCTTGACCTCGTTCGAGACCGTCAACAACCACTTCAAGCGGCTGTTCACCGAGCTGTTCGGCGGCGGCGAAGCGGCGCTGCATCTGATCGAGAGTGACGATCCGCTCGAGGCCGGCCTCGAGATCATCGCCAAGCCGCCCGGCAAGAAGCCGCAGACGCTGTCGCTGCTGTCAGGCGGTGAGCAGGCGCTGACGGCGCTGGCGCTGATCTTCGCGGTGTTCCTCACCAACCCGTCGCCGATCTGCGTGCTGGACGAAGTCGACGCGCCGCTCGACGACCACAACGTCGAGCGGTTCTGCACCCTGCTGAACGAGATGACCGGCTCGACCGAGACCCGCTTCATCATCATCACGCACAATCCGATCACGATGGCGCGGATGAACCGGCTGTTCGGCGTCACGATGGCCGAGCGCGGCGTGTCGCAGCTGGTGTCGGTCGACCTGCAGGGCGCGGTCGATATCCTCGACCAGAACGTGGCGTAG
- a CDS encoding anthranilate synthase component I: protein MNRTVFSLPAKSEYLTNGGLAVARVVEQFTGGANRLDDLIALLDRRRGVVLSSGTTVPGRYESFDLGFADPPLVLETSGTDFSLQALNPRGEVLIAFLGDVLREPCVVISERSATRLAGHIIRGAAPVEEDQRTRRASVMSLVRDMVAALSSNADPLLGLFGAFAYDLVFQIEDLVQKRAREADQRDIVLYVPDRLLAYDRATGRGVALNYEFAWKGKSTAGLSNETAPSLYAKTGRQGFADHAPGEYQATVEVARAAFARGDLFEAVPGQLFAEPCERSPAEVFQRLCRINPSPYGALMNLGDGEFLVSASPEMFVRSDGRRVETCPISGTIARGSDSIGDAEQIRKLLNSEKDEFELNMCTDVDRNDKARVCVPGTIKVLARRQIETYSKLFHTVDHVEGMLRPGFDSLDAFLTHAWAVTVTGAPKLWAMQFVEDHERSPRRWYAGAIGCVNFDGSINTGLTIRTIRMKDGLAEVRVGATCLFDSDPAAEDRECQVKAAALFQALRGDPPKPLSDFAPDATGSGKNVLLIDHDDSFVHMLADYFRQVGANVTVVRHIHAQDMLKKKGWDLLVLSPGPGRPEDFGIAKTIDTALEKKLPIFGVCLGVQAIGEYFGGELGQLGQPAHGRPSRVLVRGGRLMHNLPNEIVIGRYHSLYVERDSVPEVLAVTATTEDGVAMVIEHKTLPVGGVQFHPESLMSLGNEVGLRIVENAFRLNPPAN, encoded by the coding sequence ATGAACAGGACAGTCTTCTCCCTGCCGGCCAAGAGCGAATACCTGACCAATGGCGGCCTTGCGGTCGCGCGCGTGGTCGAGCAATTCACCGGCGGCGCCAACCGCCTCGACGACCTGATCGCGCTCTTGGACCGCCGCCGCGGCGTGGTGCTGTCCTCGGGCACGACAGTGCCCGGCCGCTACGAGAGCTTTGACCTCGGCTTCGCCGATCCGCCGCTGGTGCTGGAGACCTCAGGCACCGACTTTTCGTTGCAGGCGCTCAACCCGCGCGGCGAGGTGCTGATCGCCTTCCTCGGCGACGTCTTGCGCGAGCCCTGCGTCGTGATCTCGGAGCGGAGCGCAACGCGGCTCGCCGGTCATATCATCCGCGGCGCCGCGCCGGTCGAGGAGGATCAGCGCACCCGCCGCGCCAGCGTGATGTCGCTGGTGCGCGACATGGTGGCGGCGTTGTCATCCAATGCCGATCCGCTGCTCGGCCTGTTCGGCGCCTTCGCCTACGACCTCGTGTTCCAGATCGAGGACCTCGTGCAGAAGCGCGCCCGCGAGGCCGACCAGCGCGACATCGTGCTCTACGTGCCGGACCGGTTGCTGGCCTATGACCGCGCCACCGGCCGCGGCGTGGCGCTGAATTACGAGTTCGCGTGGAAGGGCAAATCCACCGCCGGCCTGTCGAACGAAACCGCGCCGAGCCTCTACGCCAAGACCGGGCGGCAGGGCTTTGCCGATCACGCGCCGGGTGAATACCAGGCGACCGTCGAGGTCGCCCGCGCGGCGTTCGCCCGCGGCGACCTGTTCGAGGCGGTGCCCGGGCAATTGTTTGCCGAGCCCTGCGAGCGTTCGCCGGCGGAAGTGTTCCAGCGGCTCTGCCGGATCAACCCGTCGCCCTATGGCGCGCTGATGAATCTCGGCGACGGCGAATTCCTGGTCTCCGCGTCGCCCGAGATGTTCGTGCGCTCCGACGGCCGCCGGGTCGAGACCTGCCCGATCTCCGGCACCATCGCGCGCGGCTCGGATTCGATCGGCGATGCCGAGCAGATCCGTAAACTGTTGAACTCGGAGAAGGATGAGTTCGAGCTCAACATGTGCACCGACGTCGACCGCAACGACAAGGCGCGCGTCTGCGTGCCCGGCACCATCAAGGTGCTGGCGCGGCGGCAGATCGAGACCTACTCAAAACTGTTCCACACCGTCGACCACGTCGAGGGCATGCTGCGGCCGGGCTTCGATTCGCTCGACGCCTTCCTGACCCATGCCTGGGCCGTGACCGTGACCGGCGCGCCGAAATTGTGGGCGATGCAATTCGTCGAGGATCATGAGCGGTCGCCGCGGCGCTGGTACGCCGGCGCGATCGGCTGCGTCAATTTCGACGGCAGCATCAACACCGGCCTCACCATCCGCACCATCCGCATGAAGGACGGCCTCGCCGAGGTGCGCGTCGGCGCCACCTGCCTGTTCGACTCCGATCCCGCGGCCGAGGACCGCGAGTGCCAGGTCAAGGCCGCGGCGCTGTTTCAGGCGCTGCGCGGCGATCCGCCGAAGCCGCTGTCGGACTTCGCGCCCGACGCTACCGGCTCGGGCAAGAACGTGCTCTTGATCGACCACGACGACAGCTTCGTGCACATGCTGGCGGATTACTTCCGCCAGGTCGGCGCCAACGTCACCGTGGTCCGGCACATCCATGCCCAGGACATGCTGAAGAAGAAGGGCTGGGATCTGCTGGTGCTGTCGCCCGGGCCGGGTCGCCCGGAGGATTTCGGCATCGCCAAGACCATCGACACCGCGCTGGAGAAGAAGCTGCCGATCTTCGGCGTCTGTCTCGGCGTGCAGGCGATCGGCGAATATTTCGGCGGGGAGCTCGGCCAGCTCGGCCAGCCCGCGCATGGCCGTCCCTCGCGTGTCCTGGTGCGCGGCGGCAGGCTGATGCACAATTTGCCGAATGAGATCGTGATCGGCCGCTACCACTCGCTCTATGTCGAGCGCGACAGCGTGCCCGAGGTGCTGGCGGTGACCGCGACCACCGAAGACGGCGTCGCGATGGTGATCGAGCACAAGACCCTGCCGGTCGGCGGCGTGCAATTCCATCCGGAATCGCTGATGTCGCTCGGCAACGAGGTGGGCCTGCGCATTGTCGAGAATGCATTCCGGCTTAATCCGCCGGCCAATTGA
- a CDS encoding LemA family protein, with translation MSTSWIVIGVIVLLVLFAFGAYNRLVALGQRVSQAFADIDVQLKQRHDLIPNLVETVKGYAAHERGTLDDVIKARNSAISAQGPAQVSAAENQLSGALGRLIALSEAYPDLKANANFQQLASELSDLENKIAASRRFFNNAVQEYNTGIQQMPAALFAGMFGFTRKDFFDLGASRTEVEAAPSVKF, from the coding sequence ATGTCGACCAGCTGGATCGTTATCGGCGTCATCGTGCTTCTCGTGCTGTTTGCGTTCGGCGCCTACAACCGCCTCGTCGCGCTTGGCCAGCGGGTCAGCCAGGCCTTTGCCGACATCGATGTGCAACTCAAGCAGCGCCACGACCTGATCCCGAACCTGGTCGAAACCGTGAAGGGCTATGCCGCGCATGAGCGCGGCACGCTCGACGACGTCATCAAGGCACGCAACTCGGCGATCTCGGCGCAGGGTCCGGCCCAGGTGTCGGCGGCGGAGAACCAGCTCTCCGGCGCGCTCGGCCGGCTGATCGCGCTGTCGGAGGCCTATCCGGACCTCAAGGCCAACGCCAATTTCCAGCAGCTCGCCTCCGAGCTATCCGATCTCGAGAACAAGATCGCCGCCAGCCGCCGCTTCTTCAACAACGCGGTCCAGGAATACAACACCGGCATCCAGCAGATGCCGGCTGCCCTATTCGCCGGCATGTTCGGCTTCACCCGCAAGGATTTCTTCGACCTCGGCGCCAGCCGCACGGAGGTCGAGGCGGCACCGAGCGTGAAGTTCTGA
- a CDS encoding IS630 family transposase (programmed frameshift), producing MGKPYSLDLRKRVVAAIEGGMSRNQAAKQFGVAISTAIGWMKRVDETGSVEPGQIGGYKPKAISGEHAVWLSQRIKDGDFTIRGLVAELAGRGLKVDYHSVWDFVHAEKLSFKKSVAAGERDRPEVARRRAQWAKYQDRVEAERLVFIDETWTRTDMAPLRGWAPRGRRLHAKVPHGRWKTMTFLAALRHDRIDAPWFIEGPIDGVSFRTYVEKVLLPVLRPGDIVILDNLGSHRSKAVRQLIRSVGAKLFFLPKYSPDLNPIEQVFAKLKQLVRKAAARTVDAVCAAIGHALEAFTSVECANYLKNSGYRT from the exons ATGGGCAAGCCGTATTCTCTGGATCTTCGCAAGCGTGTGGTAGCCGCGATTGAGGGCGGAATGTCCCGCAATCAGGCCGCCAAGCAGTTTGGGGTGGCGATCAGCACGGCCATCGGTTGGATGAAGCGGGTCGATGAGACCGGCAGCGTTGAGCCTGGCCAGATCGGCGGCTACAAGCCGAAGGCAATTTCGGGCGAGCATGCGGTCTGGCTGTCACAACGGATCAAGGACGGCGATTTCACCATACGTGGTCTCGTCGCCGAGCTTGCCGGACGTGGTCTGAAGGTCGACTACCACTCGGTGTGGGACTTCGTGCATGCCGAGAAGCTCAGCTTC AAAAAAAGCGTGGCGGCTGGGGAACGCGATCGACCCGAGGTCGCGCGGCGGCGAGCCCAGTGGGCAAAGTATCAAGATCGCGTCGAAGCTGAGCGGCTGGTCTTCATCGACGAGACCTGGACCCGGACCGATATGGCGCCCTTGCGGGGATGGGCGCCGCGCGGGCGCAGACTTCACGCCAAGGTCCCCCACGGCCGCTGGAAGACCATGACCTTCCTGGCGGCCCTGCGCCATGACCGGATCGATGCGCCATGGTTCATCGAGGGGCCAATCGACGGCGTGAGCTTTCGCACCTATGTCGAGAAGGTTCTTCTGCCTGTCCTTCGACCCGGCGATATCGTCATCTTGGACAACCTCGGCAGCCACAGGAGCAAGGCGGTTCGCCAACTCATCCGTTCGGTCGGCGCCAAACTCTTCTTCCTGCCAAAATACTCGCCCGATCTGAATCCGATCGAACAGGTCTTTGCCAAGCTCAAGCAACTCGTCCGCAAAGCTGCCGCGCGAACCGTCGACGCGGTCTGCGCCGCAATCGGTCACGCACTCGAGGCCTTCACATCCGTGGAATGCGCCAACTACCTGAAAAACTCAGGCTATCGAACCTAA
- a CDS encoding adenine phosphoribosyltransferase — translation MTFDHDIKATVRTIPDYPKKGILFRDITTLLADARAFRRAVDELVHPWAGAKVDKVAGIEARGFILGGAVAHQLSAGFVPIRKKGKLPHTTVRIAYSLEYGIDEMEMHADAVQPGERVILVDDLIATGGTAEGAVKLLRQIGANVVAACFIVDLPDLGGAAKLRAMDVPVRTLMAFEGH, via the coding sequence ATGACCTTCGACCACGACATCAAGGCGACCGTTCGCACCATCCCGGACTACCCGAAGAAGGGCATCCTGTTTCGCGACATCACGACGCTGCTCGCGGACGCCCGTGCCTTCCGCCGCGCGGTCGATGAGCTGGTGCACCCCTGGGCGGGGGCGAAGGTCGACAAGGTCGCAGGCATCGAGGCCCGCGGCTTCATCCTCGGCGGCGCGGTGGCGCATCAGCTCTCCGCCGGCTTCGTGCCGATCCGCAAGAAGGGCAAGCTGCCGCACACCACGGTGCGGATTGCCTATTCGCTGGAATACGGCATCGACGAGATGGAGATGCACGCCGACGCCGTGCAGCCCGGCGAGCGCGTGATCCTGGTCGACGATCTGATCGCGACCGGCGGCACCGCGGAGGGCGCGGTGAAGCTGCTGCGCCAGATCGGTGCCAACGTGGTTGCCGCCTGCTTCATCGTCGACCTGCCCGATCTCGGCGGTGCGGCCAAGCTGCGCGCCATGGACGTGCCGGTGCGCACGCTGATGGCGTTCGAGGGGCACTAA